The following are encoded together in the Amyelois transitella isolate CPQ chromosome 6, ilAmyTran1.1, whole genome shotgun sequence genome:
- the LOC106139236 gene encoding putative uncharacterized protein DDB_G0271982: MAIVRDAPDPANPISYVATVAFFCCVSCVVLMFFRGFRARINVASQRSRDENVPVVCISGAYRANREEFIEYGRIAEPPKKISPSMVRLPLNNNTIKASKSTTDIREPDFVPVMLNKSTPDISFDPRGGKNNVPEVQLRHPEKSQKVLKKEEKERLKLEKKRQAEHKAREKAAQEQAKKERVRLEKEQAKAKANEKKGKKKVVAPQAPPLPKSPPPQTSTALPPQSSTASPPQASTVPAPPRQPYPTDTLKSDINRSSGPPPYSELAEPNKPDKANSSNVSFGKPIDNTPSSWDMVTQHRQQMSRPTSTIGGARKQVVMDLQYNFNKNVDDKDNSEA, encoded by the exons ATGGCGATTGTAAGGGATGCGCCGGATC CGGCCAATCCGATCAGTTACGTTGCGACAGTAGCGTTTTTCTGCTGCGTGTCCTGCGTAGTGCTGATGTTCTTTCGAGGGTTCCGCGCGCGGATCAACGTCGCCTCGCAACGGTCGAGGGATGAGAACGTGCCCGTCGTTTGTATTAGCGGCGCGTACAGAGCTAATAGGGAGGAGTTTATTg AATATGGTAGAATTGCGGAACCTCCTAAAAAGATATCACCTTCAATGGTGAGGCTGCCACTAAATAATAACACGATCAAGGCCTCAAAAAGTACCACTGACATAAGAGAACCAGATTTCGTGCCTGTTATGCTAAACAAAAGCACTCCGGACATTTCCTTCGACCCTAGAGGTGGAAAAAATAACGTTCCTGAGGTTCAATTGCGACACCCAGAGAAGAGTCAGAAAGTATTGAAAAAGGAGGAGAAAGAGAGGTTGAAATTGGAGAAGAAACGACAAGCCGAACATAAAGCGCGGGAAAAGGCGGCGCAAGAACaagcaaaaaaagaaagagtGAGACTAGAGAAGGAACAAGCGAAGGCGAAGGCGAATGAGAAAAAGGGAAAGAAGAAAGTCGTAGCGCCCCAAGCTCCGCCTTTACCTAAAAGTCCCCCACCACAGACTTCAACGGCCCTCCCACCACAAAGCTCAACGGCCTCCCCACCACAGGCCTCAACAGTGCCCGCACCACCGAGACAGCCATACCCGACAGACACTTTGAAAAGTGATATCAACAGGAGCAGCGGTCCACCCCCTTACTCAGAATTAGCAGAACCTAATAAACCAGACAAGGCGAATTCTAGTAATGTCAGTTTTGGCAAGCCCATAGACAACACACCTAGCAGTTGGGACATGGTCACGCAGCATAGACAACAGATGAGTCGACCCACTTCTACGATTGGTGGCGCTAGGAAGCAAGTGGTTATGGACTTGCAGTACAATTTCAATAAGAATGTGGATGACAAAGACAATAGTGAAGCGTGA